Genomic window (Pseudopipra pipra isolate bDixPip1 chromosome 7, bDixPip1.hap1, whole genome shotgun sequence):
TGGAAGGCAGTTTAATAGCTACAAATATCACTCATGAAAACTTGCTATCTCTAATGCTGCAGTCAATCAAGTTGCTCTACAGCTCAGAATATTTTATAGCTCAGCATAAATTCAGGGAACtgaattgtgggaaggggtaATATGTTGAGTTTTGAGGTTCAGAAGAACATTAATTATCTTTACATAAATGTATCTTTTCTATTATTTATGCACTCATAGAATGACTgaagaaaaactaatttttttttaatatgtaattATTCTACAGGATCCTTCAAACCAAAAatgtggaagaaagaaaacagtgtcCTTCAGCAGCATGCcatcagagaagaaaataagcagTGCCAGCGACTGTATCAGCTTTATGCAGGCTGGGTGTGAACTGAAGAAAGTTCGTCCAAATTCCCGGATTTATAACCGGTTTTTTACTCTGGATCCTGACCTGCAGGCTCTTCGTTGGGAGCCTTCCAAGAAGGATCTTGACAAAGCCAAGCTTGATATTTCTGCTATAAAAGAAATCAGACTAGGGAAGAACACAGAAACATTCAGGAATAATGGACTTGCAGATCAGATTTCTGAGGACTGTGCGCTGTCGGTAATTCATGGTGAGAACTATGAGTCCCTTGACTTGGTTGCCAATTCAGCTGATGTGGCCAATATTTGGGTATCAGGATTGAGGTACTTGGTTTCTCGTAGCAAACAACCCCTGGACTTGATGGAAAGCAGCCACGATACCCCACGGTTTGCCTGGCTAAAAACTGTATTTGATGCAGCAGATGTTGATGGCAATGGCATAATGTTAGAAGATACGTCTGTGGAGCTAATAAAGAAGCTTAACCCCACCTTAAAAGAGTCAAAGATTAGATTAAAATTTAAGGAAATTCAGAAGAGCAAAGAGAAATTAACAACACGAGTAACGAGAGAGGAATTTTGTGAAGCATTCAGTGAACTTTGCACAAGACCTGAAGTGTATTTTTTACTTGTGCAGATATCCAAAAACAAAGAGTACCTGGATGCCAATGACCTCATGCTGTTTTTAGAGGCTGAGCAAGGAGTGACCCACATAACAGAAGAAATGTGTCTAGATATTATACGTAGGTATGAGCTTTCAGAAGAAGGGCGGTTGAAAGGTTTTCTTGCAATCGATGGATTTACTCAATACTTGTTGTCCCCAGAATGTGATATTTTTGACCCAGAGCACAAAAAAATTGTCCAAGACATGACACAGCCTTTGTCACATTACTACATCAATGCATCCCACAATACATATCTAATAGAAGACCAGCTCAGAGGGCCAGCTGATATCAATGGTTATGTCAGGGCTTTAAAGATGAGTTGTCGGAGTATTGAACTAGACGTCTGTGACGGCCCAGATAATGAACCCATTATTTGTAACCGCAACAACATGACATCTCCACTTGCCTTTCGAAATGTTATTGAGGTAATAAACAAATTGGCCTTCTTTGCTTCAGAATACCCACTTATTCTCTGCTTGGGGAACCATTGCTCTGTGCAACAGCAGAAGGTAGTGGTACAACACATGAAAAGAATCTTTGGAAGCAAACTGTACACAGAGGCACCTTTATCCTCAGAAGTCTACCTCCCATCACCTGAGAAACTGAAGATGAAGATCATCGTGAAGGGGAAGAAACTGCCCCGCGACCAGGACATATTAGAAGGAGAAGTCACGGATGAAGATGAAGAGGCTGAAATATCCCGAAGACTGTCAGAAGACTTCTCAAGGGAACCAAAACTGatctggctctgcagggaattGTCTGATTTGGTGTCCCTATGCAAATCTGTCCAATACAAAGACTTTGAGACATCCATGAAGTTTCAAAATTATTGGGAAATGTGCTCCTTCAGTGAGGCAGAAGCCAGTCGGATTGCAAATGAATACCCTGAAGATTTTGTCAACTACAACAAAAAGTTTCTGTCCAGGGTGTACCCGAGTGCTATGAGGATAGACTCCAGTAACTTAAATCCTCAAGATTTTTGGAATTGTGGTTGCCAGATAGTGGCAATGAACTATCAGACCCCAGGGCCCATGATGGACCTACACACTGGTTGGTTCCTACAGAATGGGGGATGTGGGTACGTTCTCAGGCCTTCAGTGATGCGTGATGAAGTGTCTTACTTCAGTGCAAATACCAAGGGTATTGTGCCAGGGGTCTCTCCTCAGGTCCTACATGTCAAAATAATCAGTGGTCAGAATTTTCCAAAGCCCAAGGGTGCATGTGCAAAAGGGGATGTTATAGACCCTTATGTTTGCATAGAAATACATGGGATTCCTGCAGACTGCACCGAACAAAGAACTAAAACTGTTCAACAAAACAGTGATAACCCCATTTTTGATGAAAGCTTTGAGTTCCAGATCAATCTGCCGGAGCTGGCCATGATCCGCTTTGTTGTTTTGGATGATGACTACATTGGGGATGAGTTCATAGGACAGTACACCATCCCTCTGGAGTGCTTACAGCCTGGGTACAGGCACATACCGCTGCGCTCTTTTGTTGGTGATATCATGGAGCACGTTACCCTCTTTGTTCACATTGCCATAACCAACCGCAGTGGAGGTGGGAAGGCACAGAAGCGCAGCCTCTCGGTGAGGATAGGGAAGAAAGCAAGGGAATACACCATGCTGAGGAACACTGGTCTCAAGACTATTGATGACATCTTTAAGCTGGCAGTGCATCCACTGCGAGAGGCTACTGACATGAGAGAAAATATGCAGGTATGACGCTTCCATTGTGTGTGCTGGGGTGTCCTGAATGTGGAAGTGAAGATCATGGTGTGAGCCGCTTGTAGGACAAGCCTACTGAAGCTGGTGAAGCTTCAGAGCCACAGCTGTTGTCAGCTTTTAAGTGGACATTGGAAGGCTGATAGTTACAGGTGTTAAGTAATAAACAAATGTAGGATTAggcagaaacattttaaaaatcagtatgtGCTCTTCAAACATATGCTTtagtggttgttttttttctgagaaagcTGAACTGAGGGTACATTTGTGTCCCCCCACCTCAAGTCTCAAGTACTTCATTTCCTTGTTGGTTCTAGAAAATGTCAGcaagcttttgttttgctaGCTGTGTGAGAGTTGTACTCTTAGTTTTCTTTGGGTGAGTATAAGAAACAGTCAGTGGATGGTGTCACTAAGGTCTTGTCTAcaccacagaaacccactgtGCAAAGAGCGGCATGTTTTCCCGAGTGTGCGTTGCCACTGTTTGCCCAGGGACTGCAGATGTTCGACATAGGCACTGAATGCCACTCAGATTGCAATTTCCTCCCTGCTAAATAGCTGTGTTGTCTTGGCTGGCTGAGTGCCGGCACAGACACCGGTGCCATGTCTTGGCTCAGAGGGTCTCCTGGCACTCTGTCCACCCACCCATGCTGCTCCATGTAGCAGAGCCTGCTGTGGCTGGCAGCATCAGGGCCCAGGTGcacagcactgtcacaactgCTCAGGTGAGACCTTCATGGCTGGCAGGAGGTGAAGTGGCAGCGAGGCCAAACGAGAACCAGTCTGCCCAGTGCTCTCTTCCATGGTGGGGGCAACTCTGTGGGTTAATTAAGGGGCAGCTCAATTCAGAGCTTCAGGCACTGCCTAGAAACGAAACTGAGTAACATTAAACAATGACTTTTACTTAATGAATGGCCGAAATCAGCTGTAACTATCTCCTTGGTAAAGATACAGAAacaattcattttttctttcttgaaaacaggagaaaaacgCATAGCACTTCATTGACCCCACTTTTCTGGATGGAGTCTAAAGCAGATGAAATGTTGACAGCTGGAAAAGTTTACAAAATGACATAAGTTTTAAATCACTCTCAAAGGAATAGTCTCAGCATATTTTTAAGAATGGGAAACTCTTCCcagacttttctttctttcaggcCTTGAAAGTAACTAGTTTGAACTGCTGACTCCACCTTCTGTCTGGGTCAGGCACTATATGTGAACTTTATATAGTTcatttatatatgaaaaaacTTGGACTATGACTCAGAAACAGCATTAATGTGCCTACCAAGCAAAACTTCAATAAAAAATCATGTTCTGGGGAGTGCTGTGTTAAGACacagttttatatttaactGCAAGCTAATGTATTTGATCAATGAGAAAAGCATTGTCTGATGGGTCTTTTTCCACAAGATGTGGGAGGAACATTTGCAAGGTATGGGTTGTTACAGTACTTTTACTTGGGCTTTGTGCATCTTGGTCAGTCCTTATATGACTCAGGAAGGGTGGGTGCATGTCAGCTGTACATCCTCTGActtgataaataaataaatcctgGCATGTTAGTTTGGTTTGACCTGTATATTCAGTATTGATTTTCTTACATGTGACCTATGAAGGGGAAAGAGcgtttgtgtttctttgtggTGTGGTAATGCAAGGCTGAAAACGAAGTGGGTTTTTCCTTCTTGCCTTTCCCAGGGGAAATACAAGGTCTGTCAGACTTGTTCTTGCTGGAGGATGATAATGGTGGGAGAATAAGTGATTACAGCATCAAAAGCAATTGGGGACTAAGCAGTGGGGAAGAGAAATAGCATTTTAGGCTGAAGGTTTAATGTACTGGGGACCAGAGCTTGTCCCTGTTAGGACTGGATTTGCAATGCAAAGTAGCTGaagagctggcagttgggatgCCTGGGTCTGGGGGAAGGTTGGAGCTGGTAGTACTCATGGGGACAGAGAATGGGGCTAGCAGGGAATTCCTGTGTGGGATGGCATCCATGGGggccccagggacagcagacAGAGGGACAGCCCTGCCCCGCATCAGAGAGGAGAAGTAGCAAGGGCTGACAAGGCACTGGTGGGCAGGGGGGACTGAGTGGCAAGCAGAACATGTGCTgaagtgtttcttttccttccctcagaATGCCATGGTGTCTGTGAAGGAGCTGTGCGGGCTGCCGCCCATCGCGAGCCTGAAGCAGTGCATCCTCACCCTGTCCTCCCGGCTCGTGAGCAGCGACAGCTCGCCCTCCGTCACCCTCTGCATGAAGGACACCTTTCCTTACCTGGAGCCTCTGGGGACCGTGCCCGATGTGCAGAAAAAGGTCCTGGCAGCGTATGACCTGGTAGGCACTCCCCAATGCTCCCTCTGTGTTTCCCCACTGCTGTGGGTGCGGCAGGCTGTGCTCGCTGGCTTTCATGCCCAAATGTTTCAGTTAAATGACCAGGCCCTTCACATGACTCGGGCTGTGAAGAAGTTGTCCTTCAATCACTACAATGCCGTGCTGggctttttgttgctgtttccttttttaaacacGGTTGTGGCTAGCACAGGTTGGCACTTGAAGAGGACTTTGTTTACAAAACTAGGGCAATTCAGCTTGTACTGGTGATTGTTAGTCCTTGTCCTTGAGAAGCGGCAAGATTTGTGCACTGCCCTTGGCTTGCGTCCCCGCAGGAGAGGACAAGGCCATTAGATGGGGACCTGCAGCATGGGAGTTCCCAGGCAAAGCCGAGCTGTCCCCTTCCCGACACTTTTCAGCAGCACTGTTAAGTACTGCCCATGTCCCTGGCAGACCAAGTGTTGCTCTTGGGGAGGGCACGGCGAAGTTGCAAGGGAAGTTTAAAAATGCCTGTTTTCTGGCACGGGGAAGGAGAGGTCAATATGGTACAGGAATACTTTATGCAGATGTAGAGACACAAACTGGCATCATTCCAGATGAGTGCTGCCGCTCGTTGTATGACATATGTCACTTCTGTGGGTGactgagcagcagctgtgcGTGACTTCCAGCAGCAGAAGTTGCTGTCACACGGTGCCTCTCGGGCCCCGACACTGCCCCCTCGCTCCCCATCCTTTGTAGATGCTCTACACAACTGATAGCAAGCTGCAGAGTTTTTGCAAAGCCTGACTTAAATACTGCACTGTGGCAGCCAGGCTAAATCACAACTCTTGTTCAGTGCACAGCAGTTATTTCTGCAGCCTGTGTTATTTCTGCAGCTTGTGTTCATAAGGAATAAAATGGTGAATAACATTGGGGATATCAAATTGCTTCCAGAGAACCTGAAGTGTTGTGAAGAGTGATCACAGCTTTGACCAGCTATTCAGTGTGCCAAATCTTGCCTCCttttcatctcatttttttGCCATTATAACACACTTTTCAAGGGAAAAATCAGCTTGTGGTGAGGAGGGAGACACTGATGTtgattaaaacagaaatattaaaaatacccTGAAATAACCCTTGGGTTCCTTCCAGAGTAGTTTGTATTACTTGAAAGTGATTACGTTATGGTAATAAAATACCAGCTGTAACAATACCAGAACGAGGGTTTCAAATCCAGTTGATTGCCTTATTTTAGACTGAATTTTTTTGGGGTAGATTTGTTACATGGTGTGATGTCTTTCTGAAAGAGCAAATACCACATAAATAAgagatttttctgtctttagaGGCCTGCTTAATGAAGTCTTACCAAAATGAATGTGTCACTTCTTATCTTTGTAATTATATACTGAAGAGTACACATGGGACGTTTCAAGGCCTCCTTGTACTTTAGAAACAGTTTTTCAATTTAAATAGGTGAAAGGCCTCTTTTGGATGTAGACAGGAACACTTGTATAACTGTTTTAAGTAATGTTTGTTCTCACATTTGTCTCTGATGGGGGAAAATGTACCTTGAATGTCAAGAGACTGTGCAAACACTAAAACCAGTGAAAGAGAAGGGAGTTCTGCCTTGCCTATGTAAGGATTGATTTGAGTTATAATTCTGGTAATGCCaacaaaatactttatttttaccTGCTTTGTCTGACTGCAACTGCTTCTTACTTTGCTGAAAcaatttgcttctgaaaaagcaaaagccagatttaataaatgtttttgctgcattttggaTATTTGCCTTTTGAGACAATGCTAGAGGCAGAATATTGAAATCTGTTTagctttttctgtgtttaaaaaaatgaactgtCTCTATCCATCTGGATATTTGAAATTGCAGTGTGGGGAGGGGTTTGCAATTTTAATGTTGACAAGGGGCTCCTTCTTCCTATATATAGACTTGGTGTAATCCAgggtgtatttatttttaatatttatattttttgtgcAAATGAGAGCACAAGGAGATGTTGGTGGAAAGCAATATAAAGTATTTtagcttatttatttatttatattcaaGATACACTATGGTTCAGCCTTTTGTATTGTTGATAAATATGGCATCAAGGAACTGGATCCACAAGTGCTTGCTGCTTGCCTTTAATTCctcagaaatgtctttttacTTCGAAGCACTTTTTGAATGAATAGGCCTAAgaggatttttaaataaaataaaatctgtttataTTGGCCTGTCTCTTGTATGAACAGGCTATACTTCTTAATTCCTTTTACAGTAAAATGGGAAAAAGTTTGACCCTAAATCTCATAGTGGGAGTCTGTAATTACATGTCTGCCCCACTTGCTGGGCTCCACAGCACGGGGAGCTTGAGTGCTGGGCAAACCCGTCCTCACCACC
Coding sequences:
- the PLCL1 gene encoding inactive phospholipase C-like protein 1 isoform X2 — protein: MGSSTKFRLPWDPSNQKCGRKKTVSFSSMPSEKKISSASDCISFMQAGCELKKVRPNSRIYNRFFTLDPDLQALRWEPSKKDLDKAKLDISAIKEIRLGKNTETFRNNGLADQISEDCALSVIHGENYESLDLVANSADVANIWVSGLRYLVSRSKQPLDLMESSHDTPRFAWLKTVFDAADVDGNGIMLEDTSVELIKKLNPTLKESKIRLKFKEIQKSKEKLTTRVTREEFCEAFSELCTRPEVYFLLVQISKNKEYLDANDLMLFLEAEQGVTHITEEMCLDIIRRYELSEEGRLKGFLAIDGFTQYLLSPECDIFDPEHKKIVQDMTQPLSHYYINASHNTYLIEDQLRGPADINGYVRALKMSCRSIELDVCDGPDNEPIICNRNNMTSPLAFRNVIEVINKLAFFASEYPLILCLGNHCSVQQQKVVVQHMKRIFGSKLYTEAPLSSEVYLPSPEKLKMKIIVKGKKLPRDQDILEGEVTDEDEEAEISRRLSEDFSREPKLIWLCRELSDLVSLCKSVQYKDFETSMKFQNYWEMCSFSEAEASRIANEYPEDFVNYNKKFLSRVYPSAMRIDSSNLNPQDFWNCGCQIVAMNYQTPGPMMDLHTGWFLQNGGCGYVLRPSVMRDEVSYFSANTKGIVPGVSPQVLHVKIISGQNFPKPKGACAKGDVIDPYVCIEIHGIPADCTEQRTKTVQQNSDNPIFDESFEFQINLPELAMIRFVVLDDDYIGDEFIGQYTIPLECLQPGYRHIPLRSFVGDIMEHVTLFVHIAITNRSGGGKAQKRSLSVRIGKKAREYTMLRNTGLKTIDDIFKLAVHPLREATDMRENMQNAMVSVKELCGLPPIASLKQCILTLSSRLVSSDSSPSVTLCMKDTFPYLEPLGTVPDVQKKVLAAYDLMIQESRVLIETADITHDKIVQCQKAGMEFHEELHNLGTKEGLKGRKLSKAIESFAWNITVLKGQGDLLKNAKNEALENMKQIQLACLSCGLSKTGSGHADAKSKRCLEAIQEKDTGDENGRL
- the PLCL1 gene encoding inactive phospholipase C-like protein 1 isoform X1, with product MCHLSPLPHAAFTPARGAAAQTCLNLARGSIPGPTQLPTGDTAVPAPSSRRLWRGRPGVTTASQPHLPSPAPPRAPVRASRGHAPPRAHWPPRRGRGAGAVLIGRAGRLSAPPVNTRPAPVTTARGCGCTSCAPPAPGTAASRRAPRAGARPWLLRGELALLPPPYRKGSAAGRRPLLRPCDPPPPSQRPGEVDAAGGAMAEAAGGREQPAAGRAPADAAHRAEEEPEPASLDAPAGAAGRRRERRSGVSAVGTAERFPGGSLGPAAAPDPDACLLEAAKATPRRSSIIKDPSNQKCGRKKTVSFSSMPSEKKISSASDCISFMQAGCELKKVRPNSRIYNRFFTLDPDLQALRWEPSKKDLDKAKLDISAIKEIRLGKNTETFRNNGLADQISEDCALSVIHGENYESLDLVANSADVANIWVSGLRYLVSRSKQPLDLMESSHDTPRFAWLKTVFDAADVDGNGIMLEDTSVELIKKLNPTLKESKIRLKFKEIQKSKEKLTTRVTREEFCEAFSELCTRPEVYFLLVQISKNKEYLDANDLMLFLEAEQGVTHITEEMCLDIIRRYELSEEGRLKGFLAIDGFTQYLLSPECDIFDPEHKKIVQDMTQPLSHYYINASHNTYLIEDQLRGPADINGYVRALKMSCRSIELDVCDGPDNEPIICNRNNMTSPLAFRNVIEVINKLAFFASEYPLILCLGNHCSVQQQKVVVQHMKRIFGSKLYTEAPLSSEVYLPSPEKLKMKIIVKGKKLPRDQDILEGEVTDEDEEAEISRRLSEDFSREPKLIWLCRELSDLVSLCKSVQYKDFETSMKFQNYWEMCSFSEAEASRIANEYPEDFVNYNKKFLSRVYPSAMRIDSSNLNPQDFWNCGCQIVAMNYQTPGPMMDLHTGWFLQNGGCGYVLRPSVMRDEVSYFSANTKGIVPGVSPQVLHVKIISGQNFPKPKGACAKGDVIDPYVCIEIHGIPADCTEQRTKTVQQNSDNPIFDESFEFQINLPELAMIRFVVLDDDYIGDEFIGQYTIPLECLQPGYRHIPLRSFVGDIMEHVTLFVHIAITNRSGGGKAQKRSLSVRIGKKAREYTMLRNTGLKTIDDIFKLAVHPLREATDMRENMQNAMVSVKELCGLPPIASLKQCILTLSSRLVSSDSSPSVTLCMKDTFPYLEPLGTVPDVQKKVLAAYDLMIQESRVLIETADITHDKIVQCQKAGMEFHEELHNLGTKEGLKGRKLSKAIESFAWNITVLKGQGDLLKNAKNEALENMKQIQLACLSCGLSKTGSGHADAKSKRCLEAIQEKDTGDENGRL
- the PLCL1 gene encoding inactive phospholipase C-like protein 1 isoform X3, which encodes MPSEKKISSASDCISFMQAGCELKKVRPNSRIYNRFFTLDPDLQALRWEPSKKDLDKAKLDISAIKEIRLGKNTETFRNNGLADQISEDCALSVIHGENYESLDLVANSADVANIWVSGLRYLVSRSKQPLDLMESSHDTPRFAWLKTVFDAADVDGNGIMLEDTSVELIKKLNPTLKESKIRLKFKEIQKSKEKLTTRVTREEFCEAFSELCTRPEVYFLLVQISKNKEYLDANDLMLFLEAEQGVTHITEEMCLDIIRRYELSEEGRLKGFLAIDGFTQYLLSPECDIFDPEHKKIVQDMTQPLSHYYINASHNTYLIEDQLRGPADINGYVRALKMSCRSIELDVCDGPDNEPIICNRNNMTSPLAFRNVIEVINKLAFFASEYPLILCLGNHCSVQQQKVVVQHMKRIFGSKLYTEAPLSSEVYLPSPEKLKMKIIVKGKKLPRDQDILEGEVTDEDEEAEISRRLSEDFSREPKLIWLCRELSDLVSLCKSVQYKDFETSMKFQNYWEMCSFSEAEASRIANEYPEDFVNYNKKFLSRVYPSAMRIDSSNLNPQDFWNCGCQIVAMNYQTPGPMMDLHTGWFLQNGGCGYVLRPSVMRDEVSYFSANTKGIVPGVSPQVLHVKIISGQNFPKPKGACAKGDVIDPYVCIEIHGIPADCTEQRTKTVQQNSDNPIFDESFEFQINLPELAMIRFVVLDDDYIGDEFIGQYTIPLECLQPGYRHIPLRSFVGDIMEHVTLFVHIAITNRSGGGKAQKRSLSVRIGKKAREYTMLRNTGLKTIDDIFKLAVHPLREATDMRENMQNAMVSVKELCGLPPIASLKQCILTLSSRLVSSDSSPSVTLCMKDTFPYLEPLGTVPDVQKKVLAAYDLMIQESRVLIETADITHDKIVQCQKAGMEFHEELHNLGTKEGLKGRKLSKAIESFAWNITVLKGQGDLLKNAKNEALENMKQIQLACLSCGLSKTGSGHADAKSKRCLEAIQEKDTGDENGRL